The DNA segment CGACGACGCGCTTGTGCACGGGATCGGCGGCATACACCAGGCGCATCAGCGGCGCCTGGCCGAGATCGAGGCGCCATTGGCGGGCGGCAAAACGCGCTTGCAACTGGGCGAGCACGTCACCCTCTGCTGCGTCCAGCGCCACGCCGTCGACCGCTAATGGCGCACGCCGCCAGACCACTTGTTGCGGACTCGGCAGCCCTTCCCAGACCACGCTGGTGCGCAGAATGTCGTGGCGCTCGATGACACATTGCAGGGCGTGGACGAAGGCGTACAGGCGGTCGATGTCGGCAAACGCCAGACTCGATTGCAGCAGATACGGATCGCCCTGGCCGGCGCTGAGGTGGTGATAAAGAATGCCTTCCTGCAACGGCGCCAGCGGATAGATATCCTGCACGTTGGCCGCGCCGCCCGGCACCGTGGCGACGATGCGTTCGACACTGGCCTGATCCAGTTCGCTGAGGCTCAACATGTCGGCGCTGATGTGGCGGCAGTCGGCGGCAATGCGATTGGCCGGCACCTCGACTTCGCGACCGCTGCCCAGCGCAGCCGCCAGTGCGGCGAGGGTCGGCTGGCTGAACAGCACGCGAACATCGGCACTCAGCCCGAGCTGGCGCAGACGTTCGATCAGGCTCACGGCAAGCAGCGAATGCCCGCCAAGCCCAAAGAAATTGTCGTGACGGCCGACCTGCTCGACCTTGAGCAGATCGCTCCAGATCTGCGCCAGCGCCTGTTCCAGCGGACCGTGCGGCGCGGCGTATTCATGGCTGAGCCAGGCGCTGTGATCCGGCTCCGGCAAGGCGTTGCGGTCAAGCTTGCCGTTGGCCGTCAGCGGCATCGCCTCGACGCGCACATAGGCGGCAGGAATCAGCGCCTCTGGCAGTCGGCTCTGCAAGTGCTGACGCAAGTCGGCAATATCTACTGCGCTGCGTTCGCTGAACCAGGTCAGCAAGCGCCCGTCACGCACCAGCACCACCGCGTCTTGCACGGCGCTATGCGCGCGCAGCGCGGCTTCGATTTCCCCCGGCTCGATGCGCACGCCGCGCAGTTTGACCTGATCGTCATTGCGTCCCAGGTACTCGAGCGTGCCGTCTGCGCGCCAACGGGCGAGGTCGCCGGTGCGGTACAGGCGCCCGTTGGGTTCATCGCTGAACGGGTCGTCGAGGAACATCTCGGCGGTCAATGCCGGGCGATTCAGGTAACCGCGCGCGACCCCGGCGCCGCCGACATACAGCTCGCCCTGCACGCCGACGGGCACCGGTTGTTGCTGACTGTCGAGCAGATAGACTTTGCCATTGGCGATCGGTCGACCGATGTGCAACACCTGCCCCGCCTCGATGCGACCCGAGGTCGCCACCACCGTGGCTTCGGTCGGTCCGTAGTTGTTGATCACCTCGAAAGTTTGATTACGCGGGAACTGCCGGAGCTTGTCGCCGCCGATCAACAGCGTGCGCAGGGTCGGGTGGCCTAGCTCGCGGCTGAACGCATATTCGGCGACTGGCGTCGGCAGAAAGCTCACCTGCAACGGCTGCGCCTGCCACCACTCGAGCAACTCATCCAGGTGTTGATTGCCGATCGAGGCCGGTGGCAGGTGCAGGGTCGCGCCCACGCACAAGGCCGGCCAGACCTCCCAGGCCATGGCGTCAAAACCGAACCCGGCAACGCTGGCCGTATGGCTGCCAGCATGCAGATCGAACGCTTCAGCATGCCAGTGCACCAGATTTTCCAACGTACGGTGTTCGACCATCACGCCTTTTGGCTGGCCGGTGGAACCGGAGGTGTAGATGACATAGGCGAGGTGCGCCGGGGTCAGCGCCGGCAATTGCGGGTTGGCGTCGGACAAATGCGCCCAGCCGTCGCTGTCCAGATCGATCAGCGGCACCGTGCCGAGCAAGCCGCAGGTTGCGGTCTCGGCGAGTACCGCCAGCGGCTCGCAGTCCTGCAACAGATAGGCGATGCGCTCGCGCGGATGAGCCGGATCGACCGGCACATAAGCCGCGCCGGCCTTGAGAATCGCCAGCAGCGCCACGAGCATCTGCGGGCTGCGGCGCAGGCACACCGCGACACGGTCATCCGGCTGTACACCGAGACCGATCAGGTGATGGGCCAGGCGGTTGGCGCGCTGATTCAGCTCGGCATAACTCAGACGCCACTCGCCCTGCACCGCCGCCCACACCTGGGGATTGGCCAGTGCTTGCGCTTCGACCAGACGCTGCACCGTCTGCGCTGGCGGGACTGGCCGCGCGGTGGCGTTGAAGCCGAACAACACCTGCTGGCGTTCGCCCGGCGAGACAATCGACAACTGCTGCACGGGCAGCTGCGGCGAATGCTCGAGTGCATTCACCAGACTGTGCAACGCGGTCTGCAAGTAATCGCACACCCGCGCGCCGTCCACTTCAGGCACAGCCTGCACATTCAAGAGGAAACCGTCACCGAGGTCATCGACGCTGACCACCAGCGGATAATTGCTGCGTTCGCGCGAGCAGAGAATCTCTATGCCATCCCATTTCACCGCGGCCGTGTCCGCCGGACTGTGGCGGTAATTGAGCAGCGTGCTGAACAACGGCGAGGTCGCCGCGACAGCGCTGCAGCGCTGGGCCAAGGCCAGTGAAGCCTGCTCATGCCCGAGCAACTGCGCCAGGCGTTGATGGGTGGCGCGCACGCTGTCCTGCACCGAGTCAGCGGCAACCGTAACGCGCAACGGCAAGGTGTTGATGAACATGCCCAACGCGCGATCCGCGCCCGCGCCGCCCTGCATGCGCCCCAGCAGCACGGTGCCGAACACCACGTCCTGCTGGCCGGAAACCTGCGCCAGCACTTGCGCCCAGGCCTGATGCACGAGGCTGGCAATGCTGATCCCCAGATGCCGGGACAACTCGCGCAGGCGCCGGCCAAGACCTGCGTCGAGGGGTAACTGGCTGTCGACGCTGGCACTGCCGTCACCGAGCACATCCTGCACACCGAACGCCAGCGTCGGTTCGCTGATGTCGCCCAGCATGTCGCGGAAGAACTCTGCGTGCGCTTGGTCATCGGCGCCCGCACGCGCCTGAGCCACGTAATTGCGGTACTGCACGGCTGGCGGCAGATCGTTGGCGCGCCCGTGCAGCAGGTCGCTCATTTCCGCCACCAGCACCTCCAGCGCGGTGTGGTCGAGGACGATGTGATGCATCAGCAGGATGCCGACCCAGCGCTGTCCGGCGCGGTCTTCGGTGTAGGCGAACCGCAGCAGCGGCGCGTGCTTGAGATCGAGGCGATAGTGCCGCGGATCGAAACGTGCCTGCATCTGCTCCAGCACATCGCCGGTGAGCTCGTCGGCATCGATTCGCTGAAGATGCAGGGGCGCCTCGCGCCACACTACTTGCACCGGTTCCTCCAGACCTTCCCAGACCACACTGGTCCGCAGGATGTCATGGCGGGCGATCACGCTGTTCAAGGCACGCACGAAATCTTTGATCTGCGCCAGGCCATCGAAGGCGAACTGCGCCTGCAACACGTAGGGATCGCCGCTGTGGGTGGCGAGGTGGTGATAGAGAATCCCCGCCTGCAGCGGCGCCAGCGCGTAGATGTCCTGAACATTGGCGACGCCGCCGGGCACGCTGGCCAGCACCGTGTCGATGCCGGCCTGATCGAGATCGGCCAACGGCAAATGCTCCGGGGTAATCGCCGTGCAGCCGGGTTCGATGCGATTGGCCGGTGCCGCGTGCACCTGCGTCGCGCCGAGACTGGCCGCCAACGCCGCCACGCTCGGCTGCCCGAACAGCACCCGCACATCGCAGTGCAAGTCCTGCTGACGCATGCGTTCGATCAGCCTGACCGCCAGCAGCGAATGCCCGCCCAGCTCGAAAAAGTTGTCATGCCGCCCGACCTGTTCGACGCCGAGCACGCTTTGCCAGATCTCGGCAATCAGGCTTTCCACCGCGCCCTGCGGCGGCTCGAATTCGCCTCGCGCAAACGCATCACTGTCCGGCGCCGGTAAGGCCTTGCGGTCGAGTTTGCCGTTGGCGGTCAGCGGCAAGGCCTCGAGACGCACGAACGCACTCGGCACCATGTAATCCGCCAGCGCGCCGAGCAGTGTCTCGCGCAGTTGCACCACGCTCGGATCTTCACCGGCATCAGCGGTCCAGTACGCGACCAGGCGCGGGTCGCCGGGGCTGTCTTCGCGGGCAATCACCACCGCGTCGCGGACACCGGCGCAGGCCGACAGGCGCGCCTGAATCTCGCCGAGTTCGATGCGAAAACCGCGGATCTTCACTTGATCATCGTTGCGCCCCAGGTAGTCGAGGCTACCGTCGGCGGCCCAGCGCGCCAGGTCACCGGTTTTATACAGGCGCGCATCGGCCGTGTGGCTGAACGGGTCGCGAATGAAGCGCTCGGCGGTCAGCGCTGGACGGTTGAGGTAACCGCGTGCCACCCCCGCGCCCCCCACATACAACTCGCCGGTCACTCCGACCGGCACCGGTTCGCCGTGAGGATTGAGCACGTACAGGTGCAGGTCGGGGATTGGCCCGCCAATCGGGCTGACACCCACCAATTGCGCATCGGCAGCCTGCAATGGCCGATAGGTCACGTGCACAGTGGTTTCGGTGATGCCGTACATGTTCACCAGGCGCGTGCCGGCATTGCCGACCCGGGCAAACCACGGTTTGAGCAGCCCCGGTTCCAGTGCTTCGCCGCCAAAAATCACTTCGCGCAACGAATGCTGCAGCACACTGCGGCCCTGTGCGGCGATCAACTGGCGGAACGCGCTCGGCGTCTGGTTGAGCACAGTGACACCGCTGCGGCACAGCAACGCATAGCACTCGTCCGGCGCCCGACTGATGGTTTGCGGCACCAGCAGCAGTTGCCCGCCGAACGCCAGTGCGCCCCAGATTTCCCACACCGAAAAGTCGAAGGCGAACGAGTGGAACAACGCCCATACGTCACGCTCATTGAAGTGAAACCACTGCGCAGTCGCAGCAAACAGCCGCGCCACGTTGCGATGTTCGACCATTACGCCCTTGGGCAAACCGGTGGAGCCGGAGGTGTAGATCACGTAAGCCAGATGCGCCGCGCTCAACCCGGCCACCAGCGGATCGCTTTCGGGTTCGGCGCGCAGCGACTGGCTGTCGAGATCGATCAGCGGCACGTGCAGTGTGCCGACTCGATCCCGTGTCGCGGCTTGCAGCAGCAGCGCCACCGGGGCACTGTCCTGCAGGGTGAAGTGGATGCGCTCCTGCGGATACGCCGGGTCGATCGGCACATAAGCCGCGCCGGCCTTGAGCACGCCGAGCAGGCCGATGACCATTTGCGGGCCACGCTCGACGCAGATCGCCACACGGTCGTCGGGGCGGATACCCAGCGCCAGCAGGTGATGAGCCACCTGGTTGGCGCGGCGATTGACGTCGTCGTAGCTGAAGGTTTGCTCCTCGAACAGCAACGCCGTAGCGTGCGGGCGGGCCTGGGCGTGAGCTTCGAACTGCTGGTGGATCAGCGGCGTGTCGGGGAAATGCGCGCGCTTTGTACTGACGCCGTGCAACAGCTGTTCGCGCTCGGCCGCCGGCAAAATGCGGATGCTGTGCAGCGGTGTCGGCGCGCTGGCCTGCAACGCATCGACCAGGCCTTGCAGCGTAGTCTGCAGATAAGCGGCGATGCGTTGCGCCCCCAGGCTGGCCTCGGCCAGCGCGGTGATACGCAGGTCTTCGCCCAGATCATCGATGTTGACGGTCAATGGATAGTTGGTGCGTTCGCGAGCGCCCAGCACCTGCACGCCCGGGGCGATGTCGATGACTTCGGCCACTTCATCGACGCTGCTGTGCCGGTAATTGAGGATCGCGCTGAACAGTGGCGTCGGCACCGACACGGCGCTGCAGCGCTGGGCCAGCGCCAGCGAGGCTTGCTCATGGCCGAGCAGCGCGGTCAGCCGGCGGTGGGTCAGCAACACGCCGGCGCGCACGTCATCGGCGCCGACATCCACCCGCAGCGGCAAGGTATTGATGAACATCCCCAGCGCATGTTCACCGCCCTCGCCGGCCGCCATTCGCCCAAGCAGCACGGTGCCAAACACCACCGCCGTACGCCCGGACAACTCGCCGAGCACCCGCGCCAGCGCCAGGTGCATGACACTGGCCACGCTCACCCCGAGTTGCCGCGCCTGCTCGCGCAATTGCCGGCTCAGGGCTGGGTCGAGCATCAGCGAGGCTTCTTCGATCGAGTGCCCGTCACCCTGCACGTCGCGCAATCCGCACGGCAGTGTCGGCTCGTCGATATCGGCGAGCATTTCCCGGAAGAACGCCTCGTGGGCCGACTCGTTCGCGGCCAGTCGCGCCCGCGCCAAATGATCGCGATACGGCACCGGCGCCGCCACTTGCGCGCTGTGCCCGAGCAGAAAGGCTTGCGCTTCGCGGCGGATCACGTCCAGCGCCAGGTGATCCATGATCAAGTGGTGAAAAAGCAACAAGGCAACCACACGGCCATTGGCCGGATCGTCAGCAAACACCAGGCGCAGCAGCGGCGCCTGCTGCACATCGAGACGGAAATGCTGCGGGTCGTGGCGCTGCAGCAGTTGGTCGAGCACGTCGCCGCTGGCGCTCAATTCGAGTTCCTGGCAATGCAATGTCGCCTGGCGCTGGACCACTTGCAGCGGTTCGTCCAGGCGCTCCCAGACAAACGCCGTGCGCAGAATGTCATGGCGGCCGATCATCCATTGCAGCGCGTCGGCGAAGGCTTGCAGGCGCTCGCGACTGGCAAAGGCGAAGCGCGCCTGCGAGACGTAGGGGTCGCCCGCCGCTGCCGATAAATGCAGATAGAGCATGCCCTCCTGCAGAGGCGCCAGGGGATAGATGTCCTGCAGGTTCGCCGCACCGCCCGGCACGCCGGCGACGATGCGGTCGAGGCTGGCCTG comes from the Pseudomonas granadensis genome and includes:
- a CDS encoding non-ribosomal peptide synthetase, with product MHFSELMAVISTHAIRLQQEDEDLVILGSDDALDDELWEGLAAHKTQLLELVARHNGDWLSPAYRITPDMLPLVTLDQASLDRIVAGVPGGAANLQDIYPLAPLQEGMLYLHLSAAAGDPYVSQARFAFASRERLQAFADALQWMIGRHDILRTAFVWERLDEPLQVVQRQATLHCQELELSASGDVLDQLLQRHDPQHFRLDVQQAPLLRLVFADDPANGRVVALLLFHHLIMDHLALDVIRREAQAFLLGHSAQVAAPVPYRDHLARARLAANESAHEAFFREMLADIDEPTLPCGLRDVQGDGHSIEEASLMLDPALSRQLREQARQLGVSVASVMHLALARVLGELSGRTAVVFGTVLLGRMAAGEGGEHALGMFINTLPLRVDVGADDVRAGVLLTHRRLTALLGHEQASLALAQRCSAVSVPTPLFSAILNYRHSSVDEVAEVIDIAPGVQVLGARERTNYPLTVNIDDLGEDLRITALAEASLGAQRIAAYLQTTLQGLVDALQASAPTPLHSIRILPAAEREQLLHGVSTKRAHFPDTPLIHQQFEAHAQARPHATALLFEEQTFSYDDVNRRANQVAHHLLALGIRPDDRVAICVERGPQMVIGLLGVLKAGAAYVPIDPAYPQERIHFTLQDSAPVALLLQAATRDRVGTLHVPLIDLDSQSLRAEPESDPLVAGLSAAHLAYVIYTSGSTGLPKGVMVEHRNVARLFAATAQWFHFNERDVWALFHSFAFDFSVWEIWGALAFGGQLLLVPQTISRAPDECYALLCRSGVTVLNQTPSAFRQLIAAQGRSVLQHSLREVIFGGEALEPGLLKPWFARVGNAGTRLVNMYGITETTVHVTYRPLQAADAQLVGVSPIGGPIPDLHLYVLNPHGEPVPVGVTGELYVGGAGVARGYLNRPALTAERFIRDPFSHTADARLYKTGDLARWAADGSLDYLGRNDDQVKIRGFRIELGEIQARLSACAGVRDAVVIAREDSPGDPRLVAYWTADAGEDPSVVQLRETLLGALADYMVPSAFVRLEALPLTANGKLDRKALPAPDSDAFARGEFEPPQGAVESLIAEIWQSVLGVEQVGRHDNFFELGGHSLLAVRLIERMRQQDLHCDVRVLFGQPSVAALAASLGATQVHAAPANRIEPGCTAITPEHLPLADLDQAGIDTVLASVPGGVANVQDIYALAPLQAGILYHHLATHSGDPYVLQAQFAFDGLAQIKDFVRALNSVIARHDILRTSVVWEGLEEPVQVVWREAPLHLQRIDADELTGDVLEQMQARFDPRHYRLDLKHAPLLRFAYTEDRAGQRWVGILLMHHIVLDHTALEVLVAEMSDLLHGRANDLPPAVQYRNYVAQARAGADDQAHAEFFRDMLGDISEPTLAFGVQDVLGDGSASVDSQLPLDAGLGRRLRELSRHLGISIASLVHQAWAQVLAQVSGQQDVVFGTVLLGRMQGGAGADRALGMFINTLPLRVTVAADSVQDSVRATHQRLAQLLGHEQASLALAQRCSAVAATSPLFSTLLNYRHSPADTAAVKWDGIEILCSRERSNYPLVVSVDDLGDGFLLNVQAVPEVDGARVCDYLQTALHSLVNALEHSPQLPVQQLSIVSPGERQQVLFGFNATARPVPPAQTVQRLVEAQALANPQVWAAVQGEWRLSYAELNQRANRLAHHLIGLGVQPDDRVAVCLRRSPQMLVALLAILKAGAAYVPVDPAHPRERIAYLLQDCEPLAVLAETATCGLLGTVPLIDLDSDGWAHLSDANPQLPALTPAHLAYVIYTSGSTGQPKGVMVEHRTLENLVHWHAEAFDLHAGSHTASVAGFGFDAMAWEVWPALCVGATLHLPPASIGNQHLDELLEWWQAQPLQVSFLPTPVAEYAFSRELGHPTLRTLLIGGDKLRQFPRNQTFEVINNYGPTEATVVATSGRIEAGQVLHIGRPIANGKVYLLDSQQQPVPVGVQGELYVGGAGVARGYLNRPALTAEMFLDDPFSDEPNGRLYRTGDLARWRADGTLEYLGRNDDQVKLRGVRIEPGEIEAALRAHSAVQDAVVLVRDGRLLTWFSERSAVDIADLRQHLQSRLPEALIPAAYVRVEAMPLTANGKLDRNALPEPDHSAWLSHEYAAPHGPLEQALAQIWSDLLKVEQVGRHDNFFGLGGHSLLAVSLIERLRQLGLSADVRVLFSQPTLAALAAALGSGREVEVPANRIAADCRHISADMLSLSELDQASVERIVATVPGGAANVQDIYPLAPLQEGILYHHLSAGQGDPYLLQSSLAFADIDRLYAFVHALQCVIERHDILRTSVVWEGLPSPQQVVWRRAPLAVDGVALDAAEGDVLAQLQARFAARQWRLDLGQAPLMRLVYAADPVHKRVVAMLLFHHIALDHTALAVVRQEMQASLLGAIEPLPAAAPYRNYVAQARHGVSEREHETFFTEMLGDIDEPTLPFGLREVEGEGDDIEAFVSGLPVELSQRLRAQARRFGVSAASLFHLAWAQVLAATAGQPNVVFGTVLLGRLQGGAGADRALGMFINTLPLRVDVAEAGVGVALRGVHLRLAALLGHEHASLALAQRCSAVAAPSPLFSSVLNYRHSAAGHCDEAAWQGIEFLAHEGRSHYPLTLSINDLGEGFDLSVLTPAEVGAQRVCDLMHSTLAALVSALEQNPEQALNRLAILPPSERERVLRQFNASARAFPPAQTVHRLFEAQALRNPQAVAVQAGEQQLTYAQLNQQANRLAHYLLELGVRPDARVAVSTRRGSHMLLAMLAVLKAGAAYVPIDPAHPAERIAYLLADSAPLALLVSGVEPGAVNVPVIDLGDERWQDLPEQNPQVAGLTANHLAYVIYTSGSTGQPKGVMVEHHSLENLVHWHAQAFDLHAGSHTASVAGFGFDAMAWEVWPTLCVGATLHLPPASIGNEHLDELLEWWRAQPLQVSFLPTPVAEYAFSRELGHPTLRTLLIGGDKLRQFPRDQTFEVINNYGPTEATVVATSGRIEAGQALHIGRPIANARVYVLDGQQKLLPVGGTGELYVAGAGVARGYLNRDELTAERFLADPFSTEPDARMYRTGDLVRWRADGTLEYLGRNDDQVKLRGVRVELGEIEAALASHPALQDAVAQVRDGQLLAWFTARGAVAIDDLRQHLQARLPQALLPAAYMRLDALPLTANGKLDRKALPEPDQSAWLSRQYQAPQGPVETALAQIWREVLKVEQVGRHDNFFELGGHSLLAVSVIERMRQIDLSTDVRVLFNQPTLAALAAAVGSGREIEVPANGIAADCTYITPSMLSLLELDQASIERIVATVPGGAANVQDIYPLAPLQEGILYHHITAGQHDPYVLHSRLMFASVERVEAFASALRQVMARHDILRTSIVWQGLAAPVQVVWREAQLPVEEVAFAQLSTRALDLAQAPLIRLLHARDPSTGLVAGVLLFHHIALDHTALEVVREEMQISLTGEQRSLPPAVPYRNYVAQARLGVSETEHEEFFRDMLGDVDEPTLPFGLQDVNAAVGTYEEAALALPDALAQRLRRQARQLGISVASVFHLAWAQVLGATSGQERVVFGTVLMGRMQGGAGADRGLGMFINTLPLRVDLGAQPVGAALAATHGRLTGLLAHEHASLTLAQRCSRIAAPAPLFSAMLNYRHGSATLAQAHPAWHGIETLHSEERTNYPLSLNVDDLGTAFRLTAITSAEVGALRICNYMETALQTLVEALEQTPQQSIEQLSVLPQAERQRLLFDFNATAVDYDLQQTLHGLFEAQVLRTPQAVAVQIDAQCLSFHQLNERANRLAHHLIGLGVQADSRVAICVERSLAMVVGLLAILKAGGAYVPLDPDYPAERIACMLADSAPVALLVQGSTASQAGALAVPVINLDEDIWRDMPADNPPRERLTSAHLAYVIYTSGSTGQPKGVANEHGAVVNRLLWMQDTYALTAADTVLQKTPFSFDVSVWEFFWPLMTGARLLLARPGGHKEPAYLSALIEREQVSTVHFVPSMLDVFLAHGQTERCAGLRQVMCSGEALPGSLVRRFKQQLPASQLHNLYGPTEAAVDVTAWHCAGPVHDTPDNTPIGKPIANTRMYILDAQQQPVPQGVVGELYIGGAQVARGYLNRAELSAERFLPDPFSPQAQARMYRTGDIARYLADGNIEYLGRNDDQVKIRGLRIELGEIQAGLTRIDGVQEAAVLAREDVPGDKRLVAYYTGARLDIDILRAALLHGLPDYMVPATYIHLDRLPLSPNGKLDRKALPAPNQDALVSRPYEAPIGEVEITLARLWCELLNVERVGRHDHFFELGGHSLLAVSLVGRLQQEGMEADVRALFEHPTLAGYAAITERMEIVL